The Aspergillus flavus chromosome 2, complete sequence region TATGTATTCTTCGTGATCAGGGCCTGCCTTTGCCCGCAGGAGCGATCCTGATTTCACCTTGGGTTGATCTCACTCATTCTTTTCCTAGTATAGTGAAGGATAACCCCGGCGACTATATACCTCCCTACGGATTCAGACACAGGCCTTCTGCCGCCTGGCCGCCGCCAAACTCAGATGAAATAGAAGCCATTAAGAAAGGCCTAGGGAAACAGCCTGCTACCGAAAGTAGTGCACAAGAGGCGATCCCGCCCAAAGGCAGTCAGGCTCAGGAGACAGCTGTCAAGGGTTATTCGGTTCACGAGAACCCATCGTCCAAAGAATCTCCGAACGCAGCGAACGATTCCGATAATCCCAAGGTTCTCATTGATGGTAAGACCGTTGAGATCAAGGACCAAATTCATATGTATACGACCAACCAACTGCTATTCCACCCACTCGTTTCTCCTGTTCTACAACCGTCCCTGGGAGGCCTACCTCCCTTGCAGATTCTAAGCGGTGGAGGAGAAATGCTACGAGACGAGCAATTCTACGTTGCTCATAAAGCAGCGAATCCGACTGCTTACCCGCCCAGTGACGCTTTCCTGGACGAGTACGACCCCGAACGTGAGGCGCTGCACAAATACCCCGGGACCCACGTTCAGCTTCAAGTTTGGGATGATCTATGTCATGTTGCGACCACTTTGAGTTTCACTCGCCCAGCGAAATACATGTTTCGATCAATCGCACAGTTTGGAGCATGGGCTCTGGCATGTGcccaagaaacagagatCGAAATTGTGGACGACACTGAAATCTCACCAATATCATCTGATAGCTCGGATGACCCAGACACACCCGCAGATGCACACCAAGCAGAAAATTCGAAACAGTCTGTGGCATCTGTCGGGAAGGCTGGCGATCGGTTACCTCCCTTCAAAGAGCGCATGATTCGTCAAAGGGTCGACAAAAGAGGCCATATATATCACTTGGAACCCCAAGCTTCGTGTCCTGTCCTTCAAATCCCAAGTTCACAAGTCGGAACCATCAATCCGGAACTGGTTAAGAAATGGCTTGCGGCAAAAAAGGAATGGGATGTGAAGTACGCCAAGGACAAGCTTCATGTCCAGCGCCAACGCGTCAAAGAGTTGGCTCAGTGCTTTCAGCAAGATTTCGTGGGCGAGGTGCCCCCTCCCAGTTCACTGGCGGCGAGAAGGTCTGCACCTGGTGTCATGCCATCTCGTGGTGGCCGGAAGAGCTACCCTATGACAATGTGGAGCAATTGGGCCAGCAGGCATGACGAGAGGAGCCTTCAAAGGGAGcacaagaaggagaaagagggtcAGTCCAGGAGAACCAGCGTGGAGGCTGGACGTGCCGGAGCTTGCATGAAAGCAACAGAGGTTGATAAAGGTGCCTCTCCGGATAAAGAACAGGTTAGTCATGCCTACTAGAGGTCATTACTATTGATGCTAAGAAATGATTCAGGATGCATCAGACGAGACAAAGAGTTCAGAAACCAGGACCGAGGAAGATGCCTCTCGCAGGCTTGACGATAGGAGTTCCAACCCTATGATACTCCTGCCCCCATATGACGAGAAGAGGTTCACGGAGGAAAACGCGAGCACGCAAGCACTTTTTCACGCACGAGGAACTATAGCCTCGACTTCAGACCTATCTATGGCCCGGAAGCAGCGACCGGTGTCCCAAGCCGGGTCAGGCACAGTTCGAAGCGGCATCACATCCGATGTTGCAGACGATACCAGTACTCTCGGAGACAGATCGCTCGCCGTTACCAACACCGGCGTTGATGCCGCTAGTACTCGGGCAGTACGAAACTCTGTCGGAGTCGTGGGTCTGATCAACGATGGCGACTCGGCCTATCGTTCTATTGATTTCTACTCTATGCCTCGCGACTCGGGTGATCTCGAGACCACTTCTCTTGGTGGGCGGACGACGGAAGGAGATATCTCTCGCACCGTTTCTCGCCCGGGAATGGCCGACCGAGAGTTTTATAAAACTGCACAAGAGCACCCTGTAGCATGATATACATAAAGAAAGCTGCAAAGCGAAGATTTGCATATACAGAATCTGGCCATATATGATTTGTGTATACCTGTTTTTGTTATTCTGTTATTTGGTTAATTTGAACCTTCAAGATACACTTATTACCAAAGTGAAATACACGATGATACCTCATACACGATCGCCTACTGCGTCTGTTTTCATATGTTTGGGTGGTTGGTCCTTGAATTATACTCTTTCTGTTTGATACGTCAGTCCCTCAATACCCTGGCTCTGAGCCCCCTTATCCCTGTGTTATATATGACAGTTTATTTTCTGAGATAGCTACAATATAGTCCTCAAGCATGTTGAACACTCCCTTCCATCAAGGCCTGAGCCGGGtatataaattcttaatataATACAAAGAGAAGCTTGGGCCATACCAAAGATTTTTCATTATCCCAATCACCATTCAATCCCAACCTTCCCTGCGACCTTCTCCGCAACATCTAAAAAGGCCTTCCTTCTAACGCTTCGATCCTGACTCTCCTCCGCAACAACCGTTGGCATGCCCCGATCGGCATCCTCGCAGACCCTGGCATCAAGCGGAATATCCCCCAGAAACTCAACCCCCAGCCTCTTACACTCAGCCACAACACCCCAATCCTCCGCTTGATGAGAATGCTCCGACCCATCAATCTTATCACCATGTGAAAAGATCTTCGTCTGATGCCCACACTGCGGGCACGCGAAAAACGCCATATTCCTCACCATGCCTAGAACGGGGATATCCATCTTCTGGAACATCCCGAATCCCCTTACTGCATCTCGTAGAGCAATATCCTGCGGCGTGGACACGATCACCGCGCCGTCAACGATGATCTCCTGGCCAATCGTTAATTGGACGTCGCCTGTACCGGGGGGAAGGTCGAGGAAGAGAACGTCGAGGGGACCCCAGGAGACCGAGTGGAGAAGTTGATGCATTGCTTTCGTGACCATGAGACCGCGCCAGGAGATGGGAGTTGTGTCCATGGGGATTGTGGAGGGGTCTTCGGGGGAGGGCGTCGGTTGCGGGAGGAGGTAGCCCATTGACATTGATTTTAGGCCGTAGTTTGTTAATGGGAGGAGGCAGTTCTCTGTGTTTCGGGTGGATTGTTAGTATGGCttttgttggtttgggggtGGGTGAGGTTGGGAATGTGATGCGCACTTTCGTCTAGTCGGGGTTCGCCTGAGAGGTTGAGGAGTGTGGGTATGGATGGGCCGAAGATGTCAGTGTCGAGGATTCCTGTTCTGATTCCGCGCCGTGCGAATGATAGTGCTAGGTTTACTGTTATGTTGTTATTGAGTTAGTATACTGAGTCCGTGTATACTGATATATCAAGAGGTAGTAGGTCATGGGATGACGTATATTTAAAGGAGTAGAGGGCCAATTAGTATGTCTGTAACGTACCAGCAATTGTAGATTTCCCTACTCCACCCTTAGCAGATGAAACTGCGATaatcttcttcacatcgCGAATCTTGCGCTTCTCCGGTAACCCGCGGCGACGAGGAAATGAGGGCGGCGTGCCGGAGCGAGGAAGACCCTAGGGAGCAGGACATTAGTATCCAATCCGAATAGATCTGGAATATATAAGTATGTACTAGTGGGTTATCATGCTGCAAAGCACGAAAGGTTGAGAAAAACCTCTTCCGCAACATAGTTGAATGCATCATTTTAGAACCTTCAAGGTCGATCGCAAAATGAAGTTCAACTTGCTTTCTGCCAATAAACCCACACCGATGTCATTCATATTGCCGGGAATAAACCCCCACCGCCGGAGTAATATACCCTACAAGCAAGCTCCGCAAGCTATTCGGGGACGTTAATCCGTCACCGCCTGCTAACTTTTCTACggcagaaaaataaaagttgtttaaaaaaaattatccGCAAACAATATTGATACCGGGACACGCAGATATATTCAAAATGGGTCCCAAGTCTTTGGCGGAGCAAATTGCTGAATTGGAGGATCCGACTCCGAAAGGTGGGGAATTTTTGGCATTGTGTTCTGTGGCGTTGCGACGTTAAccgttttctcttttttgcGACAGATTTCGATCCGGAGGATTTGGAGCGCGGTGGCTCTGATAGTGAGGATGAGGGTGGTCGCGCTGCCGATTCAAGTGCCGGGAGGGAACATTATCAGGCTGTTGGGTGAGTTTGGATGTATTTTGTTTCTGTGCTGTCGGTGCTAATTGAATATAGCAAGGCGAAGCTTCGCAAGCAGGACCCGGTTGATCTAGGGAAACAATATGCCGGTGCACGAGTTAGCAGAGATGCGCTCGATGCTGATAGCGATGACGATCCGTTCAAGGCCCGGTCtggcgatgaggaggagggtagcgaagatgaggatgaggacgaggacatgTCGGACGAGGGCGATGAGGAGCAACCGCAAAAATCGAAGGCAGCTCAGAAGAAGGGCCATGGCGCAAGGATTGTTGATGACATGAGATCGGATGACTCGGAGGAGATTGGAAGCGACGAGGATTCGGAAGATtttgacgaggatgatatggATGAGATGCCCTCTGACGgtgacgaagacgaagacgaagacgaggatgaagatgaagaggatgatgacgaggaggacgatgatgatgatgatgaggaggaggaggaggaggaggaatcTTCTGCTCGTCGTGTGAAGTTCGCAAAAACCGCAAAATCAGATGATCGGGAAGAGCTGCGCAGACTGATGGCTTCTGATCAGAAGACCATCACGGCCACCATATCCCAAGCTGCTAAAGCCGATGCGGTCAAAGGAAAGGCAGTTAAGCAGCAGCGTGCAACTTTCGATGCGCTCCTGAACACCCGTATCAAGCTGCAGAAGGGTCTCACCGCGATCAACCAGCTGTCCGTCGCagccaaagaagaggaggatctcGATGGGGAAGCTATCAAGTCCGCCGAATCCGCCGCCTTAGCTCTCTGGTCTACTCTCGAAGACCTGCGCCTTGCCCTCGCAGACGCGCAGACTCAAGACGaatcgaagaagaggaagcgaCCTTCCGCAGTTTCCCCAAGTACATCTACCGCTTCGTTGTGGAAGCGCATGGCGGATCTTGAGTCCGACTCGGTTGCCCACCGCCGAGCCATCCTTGATAAATGGTCGCTCAAGGTGCGCGGGTCTAACGCTACAATTCCTAACAGCCGTGGAAAACTCTTGGGCTCAGCCGCTAGCGGGCAACAGAGCATTACTGCTGTTCTAGATGCGCAGATTGCATCTGAAACTGATCGCGCTGCCAAGCGCGCGCGTACAGCGAATGGTAACTCTACTGATGAGGACCAAGAGCCTATCTACGACGATACCATCTTCTATCAGTCACTTCTCCGGGACCTCGTTGAGCAGCGCATGTCGTCGTCCGATGCTATCACCAACGGCGTCGATACATTGCATATTCAGCTGCCTTCTCGTGGTCTTTCTATTCACCCTGTGACCGGAATGCGCAAGGACAAAGTTAAGAGGGATGTGGATACACGTGCGTCGAAGGGACGGAAGATGCGCTTTGATGTCCATGAGAAGCTGCAGAACTTTATGGCACCAGAAGATCGAGGCACATGGACTACCCATGCCCGAGAGGAGTTCTTTGCTTCTCTCCTCGGAAAAACGGCAAGTGGGATGCTACGagagggtgatgatgaggatgctaGTGCTGCTGAAGAAAGTGACTCGGATCGTGAGGAGGGCGGATTGAAACTTTTCCGGAGTTAGAAATGCGTGAATCTTGTAAAGAGATGTTGAATCAGTATATACTTAGGCTATCCAAAAAGGGTTTTTAGACATATTgttgtcttttgtttttcaatTGAGTGCTCAGTCCTCGCCATTTAAGCAGAAAGGCAGCATGAACAAAGTGGTTTCATCCATGACCACTTTTCCTGGAGTGTTTAACATTATAATCACCCATTGCCCTTTTCAAAGCGATGGCATCATTGCGATCACTGTGGTACTTTACCATTTCATTCGATTGGACCTAGATTCAAACATTGTGTATAATCTTCAACGAGCACTCTCCCCTTTACAGGATGCTATCTACCCGGGCACCAAGAGAAACACCAGTAGTACCAACCGGCCAGGCCCTACTGCAGTTAATCTAGTACATCGCCCTAGTAATGGACACAATCACATACACATCCGCGGTCCAAATTACACCAAAAGCACATGAAAACATCGTTATTAAACGGCCGCGAACAATAAAGTATCGATGCAGATCACTAAGGCTCACCCCGGTCATTCTTCCCGTCCCTGGCGGCCCATGCACCAAATCCTCCGTCGCATTGGCTTTAGTGTCCACCCTCTTAACCCCCAGGTGTTCAAGCTAGATTGCCATACCCGGCGGGATCCAGTCGGACATCCGAATGGtcacaatcaatcaattgaAATGTGGGGGTGTATGCTTTGGGGAACGCCAATCAAGCCGTCTTTTTAAGGCACAGTCACTACTAGTAGGTACTAATAATATAGGCCGTAAATTAAGGTACGGTACGGAGTCCCTAGGGGCGTTCTCAGATCCTCCGTTGGTAGTGGTGGGAATGGTAACGTCCTGTCTCGGGATAATTAATATGTAGAATATTAAGACTACATTAGGGTATCGGTGAATCTGTAAGTGCCTACGGGTAATAACGGATTTGACCTTTTAGCCGTGGTCAAGTTGTTGAGCATTTATCCTAGGTTGGTGTCTGTTGAGTATTGTCTATTGTATGCAGTTTTTGATAGGTGTTATAGCTGTATCGCACCCATCTGATATTGTTTTACGATGTATCTTTGGTTCGCCGTTTACAGGAAAATAGAATGTAGCTCCCTCAGGCCATACAcatataaaaaatctctaCGTTCAGGTATATACATTaagagaaacagaagactaaagataaaaaaagatatccTTTTGCCATGTCATAAATTACAGTCATGGAGACACCATATATCATCCTCAAGATTCAGCGCCCCTCTCGACAAGGTTGATCGTGTCTAACTCATTGATCGTGTCCGGAATCCTCTTATGGTTTCGGGCGGATCGACCGCTCTGTCTCGAGGAGCTGTAGGGTTCGTAGGACTTGGAGCCAAAGGTCATAGGCCTGCCTCGGATAATGATCCACAGTGGACGCAACGTCGGAAGACAGGCAAGGATGACAGCGAGCGAGATTTCGATATTCGTCCAGAAAAAGACCGGAGAGGTATAGTCTACCACCGTACATTAGCAACCACTTCGGAGGCGGAGTTGGCCACTTACATGTTTCGTCGTTGTAGTGCTCCATAAAGGTAGTTCCAACATGGAAGTACATGGCCATGCGAGTAATGCTGATTGCGATGACACTTAACCTCCAGTGGTTAGCTTGGATGAGGATCGTCAAATGGAATAGACTCGTAGGAGAGGGAATCATACGCTGCACCCATAATGAACATGCCTGCAACGGCCAATCTCTGCTTCATGGGCAAGCGGAGCTTGAAGACTAGAGGCAAAGGCAGCACCAGGATGATAACATCGATGATCACGTCGGTGATGCATGATGCATACCACATAGAAACGCTATCGATACACTTGTTGCCATAGAATGGCTCGACTAGGGGTGTCACGGGATAGCAAGTGAAGAggttgctgaagaagaaggatatcgTCCAGGCACCCGTGATGCCTAACAAGACCGCCGAGACATGCTTAAATATACGAGACACCGAGAAGATCCCCCGAAGCAGCACGAGGAGCGACAGTTTTGTGAGGCCCAAACCAATGACGGCCATCAATTGACTGGCAAACTTGCACTATCCGACACAATATTGGATCAGCTGGCCATTCAAACCTTGTGACAACTATCCCCTATCCGAACATACCTTTTCATAGGTGAGAAACCGAGGGTCGTTTAGAAGTGGTTGTCCATCGGGTCCTGTTGTCTGATGCTGTCCCAGCTGGCCATCGATCGCACCTGCATGAAGCGTGAGCCACTATCATCATCTCGCCCACCGGGGGATAGGCGAGATAAAGTACCTATAAGTTGTGTGATTGAACATGCGACTGAAAAAGCCTAGAATCCGTTAGATTGTAACATGATACACATATGTATATCCACGTACCAGTGCCCCAAAAATCAGGTAGTCATCCCATTGCACACCTCCACGCGAAATCCACTTGGCCCAGACCCGAAGATTTACGAAGATACACGGGAGAATTAGGAACGTAATTCCCAGCGCGATCATTTGCGTTTTCGAATAAGAATCAATCGCCATgatggtggtagtagtagtgaGTCGCTGAGATGGACATTCATTGAGGCCCGCAGTTGCGCATGGAGGAGTATAAATGCAAGATAATCCACCATCTCCTCGTGAGATAAGACTGCAGCTAACGTCAACACCTGCAGCACTCACTACTGAACCCCCCCTCCACACGTTCAAGAGGAGTCGAGCAAACCAAAGGAGTCGACCAGTTGTACTATACGGTACGGTACGGACTTTGACAGCAACAATACAGCAACGCAGGGACTCAATGTCCAAGCGACCAAGTAGTGCGCTAGGGCATGACCCCTGCCGCCATAAATTAGTTGCAGGCCAAAGGTAACAGTGCTTATATTACTCCGGTAAGCCAACCCCTCTGGGAAAGATCGCCAATCACAATTCGGAGTACACCGTGGTTCCTGATCGCAGAGACCCATGGTAATGTACATTACACTATCTGAGTTGTTGGTGTCAATGCTGCCACCCGTGGGCTGATTTGATCGTCTGCGAAGCTCTGTCTGACGGTTCCTGTCGTACTTTATAGTGGAGAACAGGATAGCGTAGGGGCAATTTTACCTAGGTAGCACTGAAAGCGAGTTGAACGAGTCGTCATGCAACATAAGGGAGTTCTAAGCTTCAAGTTTAGGGGTAGTGGCTTTCAAAAGGTGGCTGTATAAAATACTCGACAAGCCTGACCTGCTCATACCGCCTGTCACTCCCCTTGTACTCTGTCCCTGCCGACCTCATGGCGACTTTAATTGTGTCCCTGCTTCTGACTCTTCTCGCCCGTGAGGTCCTTGGACTATCCCCGGTGCGTGTCTCCCATGAGCTGGGGCCTCACTTATCTCCATCAGCTTTGATTACTGGTGCAAACACAACTGCGTATCCGCGTTGGAGCGAGTTTGATGCTCCTCAGCCCGGAGTTGTGGTGACCGTGGCTACGGAGCAGGATGTAGCCAGAACAGTACGTTGTCCTCcctctttgccttttcctcccttcttttATCCCCCTGCCGCGATACGATGGTTGTTCATATCTCACGCCAAGCACTCAACAGGTGCACTACTGCACGTCCAATGGCATTCCATTTCTGGCTCAAAATGGAGGACATGGCTGGGCAAATACATTCCACCTGGGAACGGACGGACTTCTGATCAATATTAAACAACTAAACACGATCGATTTTAGTGATAACAAGACGGAAGTCACGGTCGGGGGAGGAGTTGAGATCTCGGAGATGATTGCGGCTGCCTCCAAGAATGGTGCCCTCGTCCAGACTGGTAACTGTAACTGTGTTGGAGCTCTGGGTGCTACTTTAGGgggtggatatggaaaccTCATGGGTCTGATGGGCTTAGGAGTCGATAACGTCCTGTCGCTCAACGTGGTTATGGCCGATGGTCGCTTGCACACCATCACTCCCAAGGATCGGGATCTCTGGTGGGCGATGCTCGGTGCTGGCCCTAACTTTGGAATTGTCACGTCTGCAAAATTGAAAGCGCACCCAGTCGCACCTTCGGGCCAAACCGCCTGGTTTGGACAACTAATCTACACCGCAGACAAGGTCGAAGCTGTAGTGGAGGCCATCGACAACATCACTCTAGAGCCGAAAATGAATCTTTTCCTATACTACATGAATAGTGGCTCTCCGGACTACACACCTATGCTCGTTGTCACGCCATTTTACTACGGAACTGAGGCGGAAGGAAGAGCTGCATTCGCAACCTTCCTGGACCTTAGTCCGACGGAGGACACTACGACCGAACTTCAATACCCGCACTGGAATGATGGGGCGGCGGGATTCTGCACCAAGGGTGGGTATAAACCGGCATATACTGTTGGTCTTGCTCGGATGAACCCCAGCACCTGGAAAGAGGTTTGGGATGAGTATGTCTCGTATATTGCGCAGAATGGCACCGGCAGCAGCCTGATTCTCATGGAAGCATATTCTCTGGAGAAAGCTCGCTCCGTACCGGAGTCATCTACTGCCTTTGCATTGAGAAACAAGGTCAACTTCAATGCGGTTGTTATCCCATGGTACTATGATACCAGCCTTCGTTCGGGCGCCGAAGCGTTCGGCTCCAAGATTCGTGACCTCTGGCGCTCTACTGATGAGCTTGACTCCCCCGCCACGTACGttcttatttctttctttcatgttcttcctttctcccaaTCTTCCGGCTAATTGATTTATACAGGTACATCAACTTCGCTCATGGGGATGAGGATTTGACCTCGATCTATGGTGCGAATGTGGACCGGCTCAAGGCTATCAAGGCGCGAGTGGATCCAGGAGATGTTTTCAATCAATGGTTTAATCTGTGAAAGCCGGGTGCTATATCATACTTGTATACTACTACCTAAGGTGATGTAGAGTAGACCTTACTGTCGCTTAGAGGAAAAGAATATGAATAGATCGCATGTATAATTTGTCCTCACTGAATCTGTTTCTACATATCTCCTTTCGCTCCCCGAGGCAAAAACTACTCTGGTAGTATTTGGATCATTCTAGGCCACTGCTATAGTGTAAATCATCCTCCATTACCACGGTACAATACCCTGAGGGCCATGAACCCTTCCCGGCTGGTCatccttctctcctttcaCGACCGAGGCGATAATCTGCGCCCCAACCTCCGGCTCTGTCGCGCCCATTCTGCGCAACGCGTCCGCATCTCCAATGACATCAGTTGCACAGAATCCCGGATCCGCACCCAGGACTTTAAcgctcttcaacttcatatGGTACTGCACTAGTAACATATTGAGTGCAGCTTTGGCTACGCGATGTTCCGTGGCATGTGTGCCACCGTGCGGGGAGTTCGGATCGAGATTATATGTCATTGACCCATTGGAAGAGCTCACAAAGACCAACCGGGGGTTAGTAGACTTCAGGAGTAGAGGAAGCAGCGCTTCTGTCAGACTTGCCGCACCCGTGACGTTGGTCTCAAGAGTAAGCCGCAGGGCATCACGGACAGCCTCTTGGTTGAGGAGATAGATGCCTGCATTATTGACGAGCACGTCCAGATGGCCGAAGTCCGATTCAATACGTGCTTTTGCGTCATCAACGGACTGATCGTCCGTTACGTCTAGCTGGATCGTTGACACGGTGCCGTGGATGCCAGGCAGGGTGCGGAGAGAGTCGGCTGCTGCATCGCCCTTCGAGCAGTCTCGACTACCGATGATAATGTGGTAGTTGCCTGACAGAAGTAGATTTTTGGCTGTCTCGTAGCCGAGACCCCGGTTTGCGCCTGGAATTTGTTGATGATAAGTTTTGTTCATGTAAACTATGCCAATCTTAGAGAAAAGCGGTAGAGACGTACCAGAGATGAGGACAATTGATTGTGGTGCCATCGATATGGCTAGAGCTTTTTCGCCTCGAGTAAACAGGGGTAAATGTCGGCCTTGAAGTCGGATGAGCCCTCCTGCCCAAGATATACCTGCGATCGGATGCTGTAGGGTAGGGTAATTTCCCTGCCATATTTATCCGTGTCTGAGCTATAAAGACATTCCGCCGATCGAAAGCATCGGGGCTTATCATTGAGTCTGTTCCCGTCAGACTAACAGGGATGGTAAGATTTCATATAGTAAGCAATAACCATTCCTGTAGTAGTGGCTTGGAAGTTTAGGCCTCCAATCTACCCCTCTTATTTCCTCGACAATCTGGCTTCTACTATTCTACGCAACTACAACCACATCAGCTATGGGATCAATAGCATTAGAGGCGGATTACATTATTGTGGGCGGCGGACTGGCTGGGTGCGCGGTCGCCTCACGCCTGAAGCAACGCAGCCCATCCCTCGACATTCTCATTCTCGAGGCAGGCAGTGACCCTTCCAGCAACCCCAACACACAATCCTTCACGGGTGCCTTCTCGCTCCTTGGCTCTGATCTCGATTGGACCTATAGCACCGAGCCCCAGAAGAATACGGGCAATCGAGTGCACACTATCCATAGCGGGAAGGCcctgggaggaggaagtgtAGTGAATTTCGGTGGCTGGAGTCGCGGGGATGCGACCGACTACGATGACTGGGCCAGAATAGTCGGAGACCAGCGATGGAGCTACGACGGCTTACTTCCGTACTTTCGCAGGTCGGAGTCGTTCTTCGACTCTAATGCAGACCCCAAGCAACACGGATTTGAGGGACCTATTCATGTCACTTCGGTCTCTGCCAGTGACCCCAACAGACGGTATCCTCTTCGGGAGCCAATCAAGGATGCTTGGAACGAGATTGGGGTTCAATATAACCCTGATGGCTGCTCTGGAAATTTATCTGGTATCAGTGAATTCTTAGAGACCTGGCGCGACGGAAAGCGTCAAGCAGCACACCAAGTGTACAGCTTGGAAGGTGTGCAGCTGCTTACGGAAGCTATTGTTCACCGAGTCGAATTTACGGACGGCGCCCAGAATGGACAGAAGACTGTTTCCGCGGTACTTCTGTCGGATGGCCGGCGCTTCAATGCACGTAAGGAGGTCATTCTGGCAGCCGGTACTCTCCGGACACCCCAGGTCCTCATGCTATCAGGAATTGGACCAACCGATATACTATCCCATCACGCGATCCCAATTATCATCGATGCGCCAGAAGTCGGTAAAAACCTGAATGATCACTTTGCGCTCTACCAGTTATACAAGTTACGCAATCCAGAGCGCGGGCTCGCCCTGGGTAGTCCCGTCCTCTCAGATCCCGCCTTTATGAAGGGCTTTCCTGGAGACTGGGTTGTTAACCAGGACGTACCGGCGGATATTTTGGGGGCAGCAGTGCGTAATGATAACGTGCGATTCGGCTCCCCTACAGACGAATCTTTCTTGAGACCTGGGCGACCGCTCGTGGAAACTCTAGTTGCCTATGCTCCGGCTGGTGTACCCGGAGTTCCCATGGATGGCAGTTTTATCATGACCTCGGTCATGTTGCTCGCTTCAACATCCCGTGGAACCGTCAGCATTCGGTCGCCATTGCCCACGGACCCTCCCCTGGTCGACTCTAACTACTTTGACACAGAAGCCGATCGTGTTACATTGATCCACGGCAGTCGGCGCACGATGCAGGCTCTGCTGGATACGTCCGCTTTAGCGGATTATATCGAGACTGAAGTGCCTCCCCCGGGAATGCCAGCTTTATCA contains the following coding sequences:
- a CDS encoding putative short-chain dehydrogenase is translated as MNKTYHQQIPGANRGLGYETAKNLLLSGNYHIIIGSRDCSKGDAAADSLRTLPGIHGTVSTIQLDVTDDQSVDDAKARIESDFGHLDVLVNNAGIYLLNQEAVRDALRLTLETNVTGAASLTEALLPLLLKSTNPRLVFVSSSNGSMTYNLDPNSPHGGTHATEHRVAKAALNMLLVQYHMKLKSVKVLGADPGFCATDVIGDADALRRMGATEPEVGAQIIASVVKGEKDDQPGRVHGPQGIVPW
- a CDS encoding putative glucose dehydrogenase (glucose dehydrogenase), which encodes MGSIALEADYIIVGGGLAGCAVASRLKQRSPSLDILILEAGSDPSSNPNTQSFTGAFSLLGSDLDWTYSTEPQKNTGNRVHTIHSGKALGGGSVVNFGGWSRGDATDYDDWARIVGDQRWSYDGLLPYFRRSESFFDSNADPKQHGFEGPIHVTSVSASDPNRRYPLREPIKDAWNEIGVQYNPDGCSGNLSGISEFLETWRDGKRQAAHQVYSLEGVQLLTEAIVHRVEFTDGAQNGQKTVSAVLLSDGRRFNARKEVILAAGTLRTPQVLMLSGIGPTDILSHHAIPIIIDAPEVGKNLNDHFALYQLYKLRNPERGLALGSPVLSDPAFMKGFPGDWVVNQDVPADILGAAVRNDNVRFGSPTDESFLRPGRPLVETLVAYAPAGVPGVPMDGSFIMTSVMLLASTSRGTVSIRSPLPTDPPLVDSNYFDTEADRVTLIHGSRRTMQALLDTSALADYIETEVPPPGMPALSSRSSDDEFEARIRATGLAHHHPAGTTAMGKVVGPDLRVFGVHNLRIVDASILPLSIGGHPQATLYAVAEQAADIILGADAQA